A genomic window from Vagococcus sp. CY52-2 includes:
- the radA gene encoding DNA repair protein RadA, with amino-acid sequence MAKKKRNEFVCQTCGYISPKYLGRCPNCGEWNTLVEEISSDTPTRHSRVSLTGEMSKPQKLKEVATQKERRIKTQLGELNRVLGGGVVPGSMVLIGGDPGIGKSTLLLQVSQQLSLLKGNVLYVSGEESSQQIKMRAERLADGTNDFYVYPETDMGRIKQVIEQLTPDYVIIDSIQTMVHPETESAAGSVSQVRANTAELMQIAKTNNIAIFIVGHVTKEGSLAGPRMLEHMVDTVLYFEGDRHHTFRILRAVKNRFGSTNEIGIFEMRQAGLVEVLNPSEAFLEERIDGATGSAIVCSMEGTRPILAEIQSLVTPSVFGNAKRTATGLDYNRVSLIMAVLEKRAGLLLQNQDAYLKAVGGVKLDEPAIDLSIAVSIASSYKDKGTSPQDCFIGEIGLTGEIRRVNRIEQRVGEAQKLGFRRVFIPINNLQGWTPPTGIEVIGVETLSETLFKVFS; translated from the coding sequence GTGGCAAAAAAAAAGAGAAATGAGTTTGTTTGTCAAACGTGTGGTTATATCTCTCCAAAGTATCTGGGTCGTTGTCCTAATTGTGGTGAATGGAATACATTAGTGGAAGAAATTTCCTCAGATACCCCCACTAGGCATAGTCGAGTAAGTTTGACGGGTGAAATGAGTAAACCGCAAAAGTTAAAAGAAGTCGCTACACAAAAAGAACGGCGTATAAAAACACAATTAGGTGAATTAAATAGAGTATTAGGCGGGGGGGTTGTTCCAGGCTCAATGGTCTTAATTGGTGGGGATCCTGGTATTGGAAAATCAACACTATTACTACAAGTATCTCAACAACTTAGTCTGTTAAAAGGAAATGTATTATACGTCTCTGGTGAAGAGAGTTCGCAACAGATTAAAATGCGTGCAGAACGGTTGGCTGATGGAACAAATGATTTTTATGTTTATCCAGAAACGGATATGGGTCGCATTAAACAAGTTATCGAGCAATTGACACCAGACTATGTGATTATTGATTCGATTCAGACAATGGTTCATCCGGAAACGGAAAGTGCTGCTGGAAGTGTGAGTCAAGTTCGAGCGAATACGGCTGAGTTGATGCAAATTGCTAAAACAAACAATATTGCCATCTTCATTGTAGGACACGTGACCAAAGAAGGCTCACTTGCAGGGCCACGGATGCTTGAACATATGGTAGATACAGTACTTTATTTTGAAGGAGACAGACATCATACATTTAGAATATTGCGTGCTGTAAAAAATCGTTTTGGTTCAACCAATGAAATAGGTATTTTTGAAATGAGACAAGCTGGTTTAGTGGAAGTGTTAAATCCATCTGAAGCTTTCTTGGAAGAGAGAATTGATGGGGCAACTGGATCAGCGATTGTCTGTTCAATGGAAGGAACGCGACCTATCTTAGCTGAAATTCAATCACTTGTAACGCCATCTGTTTTTGGAAATGCGAAACGAACAGCAACAGGTCTTGATTATAACCGTGTATCACTGATTATGGCTGTGTTAGAAAAACGTGCTGGATTATTATTACAAAACCAAGATGCTTATTTAAAAGCAGTTGGGGGAGTGAAACTTGATGAACCAGCGATTGATTTATCCATCGCAGTGAGTATTGCATCAAGTTACAAAGATAAAGGGACTTCTCCTCAAGATTGTTTTATTGGTGAAATTGGGTTAACTGGTGAAATTAGACGAGTAAATCGTATCGAGCAACGGGTAGGAGAAGCACAGAAATTAGGATTTAGACGAGTCTTTATTCCTATTAATAATCTGCAAGGGTGGACACCGCCAACTGGAATTGAAGTAATTGGTGTTGAAACACTATCTGAAACATTATTTAAAGTATTTTCCTAA